In bacterium, the sequence CGTCGGCCAGCTACGATCCGGACGGGACGATTGTCAGCTACGACTGGAACTTCGACGGCGGGCTGTGGGATTTGGAAGGCGTCGGCCCGGTGCAGGAGCACACGTACACCGTGCCGTATCCGACGACGACGGCGACTGTTAAAGTATGGGACAGCGAAGGCTCGAGCACGGAGAAAAGCGTCGTGATAAATGTGCATGGGTGGCATACTTATGCGGTTGATTTGGATAAGCAGTCGGGTGTAAACGCGCACCTGGCGGTTGTTGGGGGTGTTCCGGCAATTTGCTACGGAAGTTCACTATCAGAGCAGATAAAATATGTAACCGCAATTGACGTCGAAAGATATCTTTGGAATGAACCTGTGATAATTGCCAATGTCAATCCTGATACCGCGTATGCCGATTTTGCCATAATTTCAGGCAAACCAGCGGTTTCCTATTTTGACGATTCAGACCAGTCAATCAAATATGTGAGTGCAAAATACCCGGACGGCTCGGAGTGGAATTCGCCAGTTGTGGCCGCGGCGCCCGGAGATATTAGCAAACGGACCTCTATTTGCGAAATTGAAGGCTTTCCCGCGCTTGCATTTAGGGGAGGAGTGACCGGAAAGCTGTATTTCGCCAGGGCAAATGACAGCGACGGAACGACGTGGCCGACTCCGACCGCCATTGTTTCCTCGGCGGACGTCTTTTACCCATCTATGGCAGTCGTTGACGGACGACCGGCCATCGCATTTTTGGACAATTTGGCGCATAAAACGAAATACATTATTTCTGACGATGCGCTAGGCAATACTTGGCCTTTCCCTCAAATCGTAGGCTCGCCGGGCGAAGCAAGTTCGATGGTAAGGTTGAAGGAAATAGCCGGGAAACCATGTATTGCTTTCCTGCAAGAATCTACCAAAAACCTTCTGTTCATTGTCGGCTTAATCCCGGAAGGCACAGAATGGAATGAAGCCGTCACAATATACGGGAATGCCGAAGTAAAAAATACATTTCATTTTTCTGTAATAGGCCAGGAAGTATGGATGTTGTTTCAAACCTCAGTTGTCAATCCCAGCGGACCAAGAGTCTGCAAAGCAAGCATTTGGAACTTGGATTCCTGGTCTACGCCTTATTTGCTCTCAGAGGGCGGCAACATCGGTTCTTTGGTCGGCTTTGAAGGAGAACCGATCGTGGCATTTCAAGGAGTTGACCGCGAGTTGCGGCTGTTTTTTGGATACTTCGGTTGAACGATCTAATTTGCATTAAACCATTGCGATATCTGATTTTGCTGTTAAGTCGCCAGTGGAATTAGTGATCTTTTAATTTTAAGGAGGTTTAGTGATGTCTTTGGGTGTCGTGATTAATCTGGATCAGCTGGACGCGGATACCGTGGTCAAGGGCCAGCATCTGGGAAGCGTCATACTTGTAGACGCGTCTGTCGACAAGCTGCTACTGGGCGCGGATGTCGCGAGCGTTTTGGACGCGCGCGTTACTTGTAGGCAGCCGGTAACGGATGCGGCGATTCCCGTGTTAGAGCTTGCGCAGGACGATTCTGGCGAATCGTTCATTTCCTTCTCGGGTTCTGCATCTGCGACTTGCGGAGCAACCGTGCTGGTTATGAACGCCACAGGCAGCGCAGCGGGGCCATTCAGGGCGAACGCTGGGCAGATCGGACTACAGGTTTCGGAGTACGCGGTACAGGTTGAACTGAAATCCGATGTGAATCACCGTTACTACATGCCTTTGTTCCTCTGCGAAGACAGGACGTAGCGATGGACTTCTTCCGAATCGGAGAAGGTTCGGTGCTTGTGCTAAGCAAAGCGGCCACCGGGTTGGTCAAGGTTGAGTGCTTTGCAAAGCAATCCGAGTTTTTGGCCAATGAGGAATTCGTAAAGAACTTCGCCAATTACTTTCAAAGCACGTTGCCAACCGCGCGAATCACTGGGGTGGTTGATTTATCCAAGCTCTCGCCCGACGCCTCGCCCAAACCATTGGAAAAGCAAGGCGGCGAAGCTAAAGCCAGAACCATTCCCAAGAGCCTGCGCAAAAAGTAGTAGTCGCTAAAGGCGAGATTATGGGCGCGGGCGGTTCCATCCCGCTCGCGCCCGCGCCCGCGCATATTTGCGTGAGGTCAAACAAGCTTACTTAGAGATCGCCGTTCTAATTTCTGCCTTCGCTGGAAATAGCGCCCTTCGCCGCCTCGATCCCTTCCCCCACCTTCTCCCCGTCCTTCGCGCCCGCTTCGGCGAAGTCGGGACGGCCGCCGCCGCCGCCGCCGCACGCCTGCGCGGCCACTCGGACAATATCCCCTGCCTTCAGCCCGGCCTTCACCAGCTCCGGCGGCACCTTGCACACGAACGCGGCTTTTCCGCCGTCGTTTTCGCCAAGCAGCACCAGCTTTCCCGGATACGCGTCCGCGATCCTGTCGGCCAAAAACTTCAGCGACGCCTTGCCGACGCCATCCACCTGCATCATGACCGCGCCGATTGTGCTCCCGTCCGGACGCGTGATCTCCTGAGCCGCGCCCGCGGCCTTATCAAGCCACTTGCCGATTATCTTCTCCCGCTCGCTCACGATAAGCTTTTCGCGCGTCAGCCGAAGCTCGGTTTCGGTTTCCTTAACCCGCGCTTCGATTTCGGCGAACGGCGCGTTGTAAGCGGCGCGCATCCGGCGGGCGAATCCCGCCTGCTCCGCGAGCGCCTTCCACGCCTCCCCCCCCGTGGCGGCGGTTATGCGCCGCATCCCCGCGCTCACGCTCTCCTCGCGCAGGACGGCGAAGCATCCGATATCCGAGCTGCGCGCGACATGCGTCCCGCCGCAAAGCTCCCGGCTTACGACCGCGTCCCGCCGCCAGGGATAGTGCGGATAATCCTGCGCTCCGTCGGGCGTTCCGACGCTGACGACACGCACTTCCTGGCCGTACTTCTCGTCGAAAAGTGCGGTCACGCCCAGCGCCTTTGCATCCGCGAGCGGCATCGTTTTCGTCGTCACCGGGTGCGAGCCGGCGATCCATCCGTTGACGAGTTCCTCGACGCGCGCGATTTCGTCCGGCGTCATCGCCTCGGTGTGCGAAAAGTCGAACCGGAAACTGTCCGGATAAAGCTGGCTGCCCGCCTGCTGGACGTGCGCGCCCAGCGTATCGCGCAACGCGCGGTGCAGCAGGTGCGTCGCGGTATGCGCGCGCGCGATCGCCTCGCGGCGCGCGGCGTCGACCGTCAGCGTGACGGTTTTTCCTTCAAGCGACGCCGGATCGCCGGTAATCAACTCGCAGATGTGCTGACCCTTCTGTTTGGAATCAATCACGCGCAGCCTGACGCCTTCGCCCTCGATGAATCCGGTATCCCCCGGCTGCCCCCCCCCCTCGGCGTAGAAAGGCGTTTTATTGGTTGCAACAATCCACTTTATTGAAGTATCAACTCGCTCTGACAACTCGCGTACTGCGACAGCTTTGGCATCAGCAACTTGCAACGTTTCATATCCCAAAAATTCCACATCAGGCAATACTATTGAAATCTTAGTATCGTCGCTAAATGAATAGAAAGTCGTTGCCGCGCGGGCGCGCTCCTTCTGCTCTTTCATCAGCCGCTCGTATTCCGCTTCGTCCAGCGCGATTCCGTACTGCGCGCACGCGTCGCGCGTCACCTCGAACGGCAGCCCGTAAGAATCGTGGTAGAGAAACGCAACCGCGCCCGAAAGCGCCTCGCCCGCGGCCTTCGCCTTTTCTATTTCCGCGAGCAGCCCCGGATAGCTGTCCAACAGCAGCCGCAGGAACTGCCCCTCTTCATGCGCAAGGTATTTCTTGATCTTGTCGGAATTGTGTTTCACTTCAGGATAAACCTGCGACATATTCGAAATCACTTTCTCCGCAAGCTTCGCCAGAAACGCCTCGCCGCGCTTTTTGGGATTCGCGCGCAGCGTAAACCCGAACTGGATCGCGCGCCTTATCAGCCTGCGCAGAACGTAGCCGCGCCCCTCGTTCGTCGGCGTCACGCCGTCAGCCAGCAAAAACACGGACGAGCGCAAATAATCCGCAATCGCTATCGAGCGGTGAAACTCGCCCGCGAAATCATACTTGTTCACGCGTCGGACAAACTCGTCGAATCCGAATCCCAGTTCGAATTCGGTGAGTATTTCCTTGATTATGTAGTCGAAAAGATCGCTCACGAAAACGGTCTGCCAATTTTCGCCGCGCTCCAGCGATTGCTTCACCATCACCAGCCGCTCAAAACCCATTCCCGTGTCCACGTTCTTCTTCGGCAGCGGCGTTTTATTCCCGGCCTCGTCGCGTGAAAACTCCATGAAAACGTTGTTCCACACCTCGATAAACCGGCCGCGATCCTCCCAGCGTTCGAAATCCTCGCGCGTCCCCTCGAACGGCTCGCCCGGTGCGAGGTCGAAATAAACCTCGCTGTCGTACCCGCACGGGCCGGTGTCGCCCGCCGCCCAAAAATTGTGTCTGTCGCCCAGCCGGAAAATCCGCGCGCGCGGCTCGAATCCCGCGGTCTTCCAGACGAGCTCCCAGTGCCCCCACGCCTCGTCGTCGCTCTCGTGCACCGTCGAATACAATCGCTCCGGCGGAATCGCCATCCACTCCGCGCTCGTCAGGAAATCCCAGCAGTAATCGATCGCGTCCTTTTTGAAATAGTCGCCGAAGCTGAAGTTGCCGAGCATCTCGAAAAACGTGTTGTGGCGGTTGGTGTGGCCGACCTGGTCTATGTCAATTGTCCGGATGCACTTCTGACAGGAGCAGCAGCGCGGCGCCGGCGGAGCCTCGCGTCCCTCGAAATAGCGCTTGAGCGGCGCCATCCCGGCGTTGATGAGCAAAAGCGACGGGTCGTCCACGGGCACGAGCGACGCGGACGGCAGCCGCCGGTGCCCCTTGCCCTCGAAGTAGGCAAGGAACGCCTCGCGGATGCGCTCCGAAGTCCAGTTTTCCTTTTGCTTGGCCAAAATATTCAGTCCCGATGCAGTCTGCGCCCTATGGCGCGAGCGGGGATTATATCACCGCGAAACCGGCCTTTGTTTGGCACAAAAACGACTTTCGAGCGTCTAACCAAAGGCTGCGGAAGCGCCATGCAGCCAATCAGCATTTGCGCTAGTATTAAGTTTTCAAAGCCGATCCAAGGGAGCTTTTAATTGGAAAAACTGAAAATCGGCGACTTCACCTTCGTCAGCGAAAGCGGAAGGACTCACACTCACGCGGTTTTGCGCGGTTTCCGCGATTCGGACCGCGCATCCGTGCTTGGGTATTTCCTGCCGGCGGATTTGCTGGGACACGACGAGGCCGCGAAGAAATTCC encodes:
- the alaS gene encoding alanine--tRNA ligase, which translates into the protein MAKQKENWTSERIREAFLAYFEGKGHRRLPSASLVPVDDPSLLLINAGMAPLKRYFEGREAPPAPRCCSCQKCIRTIDIDQVGHTNRHNTFFEMLGNFSFGDYFKKDAIDYCWDFLTSAEWMAIPPERLYSTVHESDDEAWGHWELVWKTAGFEPRARIFRLGDRHNFWAAGDTGPCGYDSEVYFDLAPGEPFEGTREDFERWEDRGRFIEVWNNVFMEFSRDEAGNKTPLPKKNVDTGMGFERLVMVKQSLERGENWQTVFVSDLFDYIIKEILTEFELGFGFDEFVRRVNKYDFAGEFHRSIAIADYLRSSVFLLADGVTPTNEGRGYVLRRLIRRAIQFGFTLRANPKKRGEAFLAKLAEKVISNMSQVYPEVKHNSDKIKKYLAHEEGQFLRLLLDSYPGLLAEIEKAKAAGEALSGAVAFLYHDSYGLPFEVTRDACAQYGIALDEAEYERLMKEQKERARAATTFYSFSDDTKISIVLPDVEFLGYETLQVADAKAVAVRELSERVDTSIKWIVATNKTPFYAEGGGQPGDTGFIEGEGVRLRVIDSKQKGQHICELITGDPASLEGKTVTLTVDAARREAIARAHTATHLLHRALRDTLGAHVQQAGSQLYPDSFRFDFSHTEAMTPDEIARVEELVNGWIAGSHPVTTKTMPLADAKALGVTALFDEKYGQEVRVVSVGTPDGAQDYPHYPWRRDAVVSRELCGGTHVARSSDIGCFAVLREESVSAGMRRITAATGGEAWKALAEQAGFARRMRAAYNAPFAEIEARVKETETELRLTREKLIVSEREKIIGKWLDKAAGAAQEITRPDGSTIGAVMMQVDGVGKASLKFLADRIADAYPGKLVLLGENDGGKAAFVCKVPPELVKAGLKAGDIVRVAAQACGGGGGGRPDFAEAGAKDGEKVGEGIEAAKGAISSEGRN